A genomic stretch from Glaciecola nitratireducens FR1064 includes:
- a CDS encoding adenylyltransferase/cytidyltransferase family protein — protein sequence MTTIVTYGTFDLYHIGHVRLLKRLKQLGDRLVVGLSSDGFNAIKGKNVVIPYKDRREILLSCRYVDDVFEENSWEQKRHDLARERADIFAIGDDWAGKFDDLEDIVKVIYLPRTKDISTTELKTVLSYLNKEKLSELTNLVENLSSMVKQL from the coding sequence ATGACGACGATCGTCACCTACGGTACATTCGATTTATATCATATTGGGCACGTTAGACTATTGAAACGTTTAAAACAGTTGGGCGACAGACTAGTGGTCGGGTTGTCTTCTGATGGATTTAACGCCATAAAAGGCAAAAATGTAGTGATACCCTACAAAGATAGACGAGAAATTCTGTTATCTTGTCGTTACGTAGATGATGTATTTGAAGAAAATAGTTGGGAACAAAAGCGTCACGACTTGGCTCGTGAAAGAGCAGATATCTTCGCTATTGGCGATGATTGGGCGGGTAAATTCGATGATCTTGAGGATATAGTGAAAGTGATCTACTTACCGCGGACAAAAGACATATCGACAACCGAACTGAAAACGGTTCTGTCATATTTAAACAAAGAAAAGCTATCAGAATTAACAAATCTAGTAGAAAATTTGTCGAGCATGGTAAAACAACTGTAA